The Muribaculum intestinale genome includes the window AAATAATATCAGGGCTGGCGCATGAGATTTAACTATCCTTAAAGACTTTGTACAGATATTCAGTGCTCCACATACATTTTTTGCGTCTTCGTTTAAGGCTGAGTTTATCGTTCTGCTTTTTAAGCATTTCCAATGCATACTTGCGCATCGCTGAAAAATTGACAGCGCCATTCTTGGCGCGTACGCGGCACATATCTTCCCGAAACGTCACGTCGAGATGCCAGTGCAGTTTGTTCTCGATACCCCAGTGCGCACGAATACGCATCGCATAGTAAGAAGCCTCATCTTTCTCCACGCTGCTGAGATAGTAGATTGTTTCACGCGAGCGGGCACCGTTCTCAGTACGCTCACGCTCCATCTTTATGATACGTTTAAGACCGGGCCACTTCTCGTACATTCCCTCCTGTTCCAAAAGTGTCGTATCCATAATTGAACAGGTTCTCTTCTCAACTCTTCCGTGCCCCTTTTCCTCGGTTGTGTATACCGATATTGGAGTAGTGCGACTAAAGATACTTTCCGTCAAGCCCTTGAGTATCGGCTGATTGTCTTTAAGCGCCATCAGATAGTCGCCGCCCTGGAGTATGATCTGTTCTGCGATATTACGGTGGGTCCCCATTGCGTCGACTGAAACCAATGCCCCTGTAAGCCATAAAGAGGACAATACGGACGGCAGAACCGTAAGTTCGTTGGTCTTGCCATCCACCGGCTTTTCGGCAACGCAGATTTCTGTTTCAGATACCCACGCATTGAGGATATACAGTCCGTGGCATCCGGGACTCCTGGGATTTTCACCCCGCAGTTTCTTACCGTCAATGATGACCTGATTGCCGCACAGGGATTCGATTATGTGGCCTCGGCAGCAATCAAGACTTGCCCGGAGCTGAGCGGGATTGACAGACTCTACAACACGAAGTATCGTGTCACCACACGGGACGCCGTTGCTAAGCTTCAGCAATCCGGCGGCCTTGAATTCTTCCTCTCGGTCTGTAACCATATCCGATATGTCGTCACAGTCCTCACAATCACACAACACGCCGATGAGTGCCATTCGGAGCACATCCTCGAGCTCATGTTTAACCTTGCCCAAGTCACGCGGGTCTTTTACTTTGCTGAAAATTTCTATTTGCATACCTCTAATATATCCATTTTCAGCAATATATGCAATATCTGAAAGTTTATTTCACATAATCAGGTGAATTTTTGACTGAATTTGAGTTAAATCTCATGCGCCAGCCCTGAAATAATATACTTAATGATAAGATTATGATGAAGAATATAATTGGTGATATTATATAATGAATTTCACATACACTTTGTGTGTAAGAAAAATAATATTTGTGGATAATTTGGAGGAAAAGCATATGAAACAGATATATTCCATAGCTTAGTTTATTCATATGATCGAATGTATTAACTAATGTGGTATTATGTTTAAGATAAAAATCAACAATAATAAAGGCAATTAAAATAGTCAATGGTCTTAAAAGCATTCTGCATATCATAACGACTTTATCAAGATGTATGATATCGCCATTAGCAAGCTGAGGTTGAGCTAGATATCGCCATGCGCATATAATACAAATTAAGGTGAAAAAAGTCATTAATAATGTTGCGAAATATTTATTATATAAAAATTTCAGTTGGTAACGATATTTATATAGCATATACCCTCCTAAGAAGAAAAAGTAATACTTAAAGTATTGTCCTATTCCAAGAAATTTAGGCATTGATATGAACATCATTATGATGCTTATACATATTGCTATAATATCAAGTTTGATCTGATGTATATATTTTGCACATAACCAAGTTGTCATGAAGCAAAAAAACAGCATTTTCAAAAACCATAAATGGAATCCATAACCAACGATGTTTTCAACATAGTTAAGTTGGAGAATCAAACACATCAGACCGGTAAAAAGCATGCATGGAACAAGAAGTCGTTTTATCTTATTTTGCAAGAAATTGCCAAACTCATGATATTTTCCTCTGTCAAGATATAAATGAGAGAAAAGATATCCTGATACACAGACAAATAATGGCATTCGTCCGACTAAGACAGTTTCGAAAATAAAAGAATAAAGAGAACGATACTCACATTTATACCAATTCCAGGCTTCTAACCAAGGACAATAACAATGATATAGGACTACTGCAATAATTGCAAAAGTCCTTAATACTATAATATTTTGAAGTTTTGGTAATTTATTTTCAATTAACATAATGAAATGACATTATATTGATTTCGTCCCGACTTGAAAGTAATGTCGTCGGGACGAGGATGCACGAATTCAAACTCAAGCGTATAAAGTCAGCTTTTTGCCGGTCACTTTAGCAAACAGGTCAAAGCAGTATCCGCTCATAAACATGAACAATGGCATATGGAACGAATAAATAATCCGGAAAATCCACGAGTCCATCAGATTATAATTTTGGACAACATGCCCTAAGACAACGAGAAAGATTGCAAATCCTTTCAGGCAATCAATATAACCAAGCCTTTTTATCATAGAATTTGTTAACTGGTGATTAGCGGAGTAGCTTTTTATATATAAATCCACGCAATGAATTAGGAACTATTCGTGTGGTAAATCGAATCGTAATGTTTACAACCATTTGTAACATATTTATATATCCGATTGCCCGTATGTGATTTTGGAATTTTACTTCTTCCAATGCATGCTTTAGTCCACCTCGACGTTTAAACACATCTGAAGATGAGCGAAAAAGCAATAATGACTCTTGAATATTGTAAAATTTAGCACCATTTAATAGTAAACGTACCCAAAGATAATAATCTTCAAATAAAGGAAAATGCCGATATCCACCAGCAAATAAAATTGCACTTTTACGAAATACAGATGCAGGATGATTAATTGGACACCGTTTTTTCCCATATTTATAAATTTCAAATGGGAATTCAGGTATTTTCCTGGTAGAAACAATGTTCATAGGGTTACCCTCAAATTCGTCAATCCAACAACTTACAACCTGCACATCAGGGTATGTGTTAAATATGTCTATCTGACTTTCAAAACGATTGGGAAGTGCAATATCATCAGTATCCATTCGTGCCACTATCTCATGTGAACAGTATTTCAACCCTTCATTAAGTGCATTACCTAACCCTCCATTTTCTTTAAGTGCTACACGTTTGATTTCAGCATGATTTAACTCAAATTCATCAAGTACAGAGTATAAATCTGTAGTAAGTGGACCGTCTTCTACAATAACAACTTCAGTAGGTGCTATTGTCTGGCTAAATATGCTGTCGAGACTTTGACGCAGAAAGTCGGGCCGTTCTTTGGCGTAGAGCGACATCAAAACAGAAAATAACATGAGATATAGAATCTATTATCAGTAATTTAATTTATTTTGACTCTATTCCAAGAGTCGCATATTGGATTCTCCCCAATAGTATTATTTGTCCATTTATTAGGAGTAACCACTATTTTATTAGGATTCTGATTTAGCCAAGCCCCCCACCATGAGAATGAAGAATTTGCAATAATATTATGGTTGCATTTAGACATTAAATGTATGTCTTGGAAACTATTGATGCCTGTATTCCAATCCACATATCTAATATCTACACCGCTTGGCAATAATACTGGAATATTTTTTTTACACCATTCCATGTCATTGGAAAATATACAGG containing:
- a CDS encoding glycosyltransferase family 2 protein translates to MLFSVLMSLYAKERPDFLRQSLDSIFSQTIAPTEVVIVEDGPLTTDLYSVLDEFELNHAEIKRVALKENGGLGNALNEGLKYCSHEIVARMDTDDIALPNRFESQIDIFNTYPDVQVVSCWIDEFEGNPMNIVSTRKIPEFPFEIYKYGKKRCPINHPASVFRKSAILFAGGYRHFPLFEDYYLWVRLLLNGAKFYNIQESLLLFRSSSDVFKRRGGLKHALEEVKFQNHIRAIGYINMLQMVVNITIRFTTRIVPNSLRGFIYKKLLR
- a CDS encoding ISAs1 family transposase; translation: MQIEIFSKVKDPRDLGKVKHELEDVLRMALIGVLCDCEDCDDISDMVTDREEEFKAAGLLKLSNGVPCGDTILRVVESVNPAQLRASLDCCRGHIIESLCGNQVIIDGKKLRGENPRSPGCHGLYILNAWVSETEICVAEKPVDGKTNELTVLPSVLSSLWLTGALVSVDAMGTHRNIAEQIILQGGDYLMALKDNQPILKGLTESIFSRTTPISVYTTEEKGHGRVEKRTCSIMDTTLLEQEGMYEKWPGLKRIIKMERERTENGARSRETIYYLSSVEKDEASYYAMRIRAHWGIENKLHWHLDVTFREDMCRVRAKNGAVNFSAMRKYALEMLKKQNDKLSLKRRRKKCMWSTEYLYKVFKDS
- a CDS encoding acyltransferase family protein, producing the protein MIKRLGYIDCLKGFAIFLVVLGHVVQNYNLMDSWIFRIIYSFHMPLFMFMSGYCFDLFAKVTGKKLTLYA
- a CDS encoding acyltransferase family protein, whose translation is MLIENKLPKLQNIIVLRTFAIIAVVLYHCYCPWLEAWNWYKCEYRSLYSFIFETVLVGRMPLFVCVSGYLFSHLYLDRGKYHEFGNFLQNKIKRLLVPCMLFTGLMCLILQLNYVENIVGYGFHLWFLKMLFFCFMTTWLCAKYIHQIKLDIIAICISIIMMFISMPKFLGIGQYFKYYFFFLGGYMLYKYRYQLKFLYNKYFATLLMTFFTLICIICAWRYLAQPQLANGDIIHLDKVVMICRMLLRPLTILIAFIIVDFYLKHNTTLVNTFDHMNKLSYGIYLFHMLFLQIIHKYYFSYTQSVCEIHYIISPIIFFIIILSLSILFQGWRMRFNSNSVKNSPDYVK